The following are encoded together in the Tribolium castaneum strain GA2 chromosome 3, icTriCast1.1, whole genome shotgun sequence genome:
- the Vps35 gene encoding vacuolar protein sorting-associated protein 35 isoform X2, whose translation MPTTPPQISPVEEQEKYLQDALGVVKAQAFHMKRALDKNKLMDALKNASAMLAELRTSLLSPKSYYELYMAITDELRHLELYLLDEFQKGRKVTDLYELVQYAGNIVPRLYLLITVGLVYIKTNSALRRDLLKDLVEMCRGVQHPLRGLFLRNYLLQCTRNVLPDSPDSDADNPEGTVRDSIDFVLMNFAEMNKLWVRMQHQGHSRERQHREREREELKILVGTNLVRLSQLESVTLEKYQKLVLPGILEQVVSCRDAIAQEYLMECIIQVFPDEFHIKTLNPFLKSCAELESGVNVKNIVISLMERLALFSQRSDALGNEGATILQQVQLFEVFSDQVASIIANRQYLPPEDMIALQVALVNLALKCYPDRIDYIDKVMLNSVEVFQRLGLEHLESNSLVAKELQKLLKIPLDNYNNLLTILKLKHYAGLMQHLDYAGRKSLSIYILNNALDNDTIVPTQEETEQALNLLSPLVNDKEEQPLGELDLEELAEEQCLLARFIHQLKSDVADDQYLILTAARKILGGGGPQRIKYTFPPILFQAYLLAYKYKEIKDEKWEKKCQKIFQFCHSAITTLVKAELAELPLRLFLQGALAIDQIGFENHETVAYEFMSQAFSLYEDEISDSKAQLAAITLIVGTLEQISCFSEENSDPLRTQCALAASKLLKKPDQCRGVATCSHLFWSGKSLASNREEAHDGKRVVECLKKGLRIAKQCMDVSVQVQLFVELLNHYIYFFEKGNDQVSVQVLNQVIGKIKEELPNLESSDETDQITKHFNNTLEHLRARLETPDADGVSYEGLEL comes from the exons ATG CCAACCACTCCACCCCAAATATCTCCCGTGGAGGAACAGGAAAAGTACCTTCAGGATGCCTTGGGGGTGGTCAAAGCACAGGCTTTTCATATGAAAAGAGCTCTCGATAAAAACAAACTGATGGATGCATTGAAGAACGCTAGTGCGATGCTTGCCGAACTGCGGACGTCTTTATTATCACCCAAGAGTTATTATGAGCTTT ACATGGCCATCACAGACGAGTTGCGCCACTTGGAACTCTATCTTTTGGATGAGTTTCAAAAGGGGCGCAAAGTTACAGATTTGTATGAACTTGTACAATACGCCGGGAACATTGTCCCCCGACTCTATCTTTTAATCACAGTCGGTTTAGTttatattaaaacaaacagCGCGTTAAGACGCGACCTACTCAAGGATTTAGTAGAAATGTGTAGAG GAGTGCAACATCCATTACGCGGCCTTTTCTTGCGTAATTACCTGCTGCAGTGTACGAGGAACGTCCTGCCAGATAGCCCTGATTCTGACGCTGATAATCCTGAGGGAACTGTGAGGGATTCTATTGATTTTGTTTTGATGAATTTCGCCGAAATGAACAAATTGTGGGTCAGGATGCAGCATCAAGGCCATTCGAGAGAACGACAACATCGGGAAAGGGAAAGAGAAGAACTCAAAATTCTAGTGGGGACAAATCTGGTTAGGCTGAGCCAACTAGAGTCTGTTACATTGGAGAAGTACCAAAAACTCGTTTTGCCCGGGATTTTAGAACAG gTTGTGAGCTGTCGGGACGCCATCGCGCAGGAGTACTTGATGGAGTGCATAATCCAAGTGTTTCCTGACGAGTTTCACATCAAAACCCTCAATCCGTTCCTAAAATCATGCGCCGAGTTGGAATCTGGTGTCAATGTGAAAAACATTGTCATAAGTTTAATGGAACGTTTGGCTTTGTTCAGTCAAAGATCTGACGCTTTGGGCAACGAAGGAGCAACAATTCTGCAACAAGTCCAACTCTTTGAAGTTTTTTCGGATCAAGTAGCTTCGATCATAGCCAATCGGCAGTATTTACCACCGGAAGACATGATCGCACTGCAAGTAGCTTTGGTGAATTTGGCCTTGAAGTGTTACCCTGATCGTATTGATTATATCGATAAGGTGATGTTGAATAGTGTTGAAGTTTTCCAACGTTTGGGACTTGAACATCTTGAATCGAACTCGTTGGTGGCCAAAGagttgcaaaaattattaaaaataccattggataattataataatttattaaccattttaaaattgaagcaTTATGCCGGTTTGATGCAACATTTAGATTACGCGGGACGGAAATCTTTGAGTATTTATATCTTGAATAATGCTCTAGATAACGACACCATTGTACCGACGCAAGAAGAGACTGAAcaagctttaaatttgttgagTCCTTTAGTTAACGATAAGGAAGAACAACCACTTGGAGAGCTTGATTTGGAAGAATTGGCTGAGGAGCAGTGTTTATTGGCTAGATTTATCCACCAATTGAAATCTGACGTCGCTGACGACCAATACCTCATCCTCACGGCAGCTCGCAAG ATCTTGGGCGGCGGTGGTCCTCAACGTATCAAATACACGTTTCCCCCGATCCTCTTCCAGGCCTATCTCCTCGCCTACAAATACAAAGAAATCAAAGACGAGAAATGGGAAAAGAAGTGTCAGAAAATTTTCCAGTTTTGCCATTCCGCCATCACGACCTTAGTCAAGGCCGAGTTGGCAGAACTACCTTTGCGCTTATTCCTCCAGGGGGCGCTCGCGATCGACCAAATCGGGTTCGAAAACCACGAGACTGTGGCTTACGAATTCATGTCTCAAGCATTTTCACTTTATGAAGATGAAATTTCCGATTCGAAGGCTCAATTAGCTGCCATAACCCTAATCGTAGGGACTTTGGAACAAATCAGTTGTTTCTCGGAAGAGAATTCGGATCCGTTGCGAACGCAGTGTGCTTTGGCAGCGAGCAAGCTATTGAAGAAACCTGATCAGTGCCGAGGTGTCGCCACCTGTTCTCATTTGTTTTGGAGCGGGAAGAGTTTGGCGAGTAACAGGGAGGAGGCGCACGACGGAAAGAGAGTGGTGGAGTGTCTCAAAAAGGGGCTGCGGATAGCCAAGCAGTGCATGGATGTCAGCGTGCAAGTTCAGTTGTTTGTTGAGTTGTTGAATCATTATATCTATTTCTTTGAGAAAGGGAACGATCAAGTGAGTGTGCAGGTTCTGAACCAAGTTATTGGAAAGATTAAAGAGGAGTTGCCGAATTTAGAGAGTTCTGATGAGACAGATCAGATtactaaacattttaataacactttgGAACATCTGAGGGCAAGACTTGAGACGCCTGATGCAGATGGAGTTTCGTACGAGGGACTGGAACTTTGA
- the Vps35 gene encoding vacuolar protein sorting-associated protein 35 isoform X1, producing the protein MRGREILSIWHFNHLKYFYVSAPTTPPQISPVEEQEKYLQDALGVVKAQAFHMKRALDKNKLMDALKNASAMLAELRTSLLSPKSYYELYMAITDELRHLELYLLDEFQKGRKVTDLYELVQYAGNIVPRLYLLITVGLVYIKTNSALRRDLLKDLVEMCRGVQHPLRGLFLRNYLLQCTRNVLPDSPDSDADNPEGTVRDSIDFVLMNFAEMNKLWVRMQHQGHSRERQHREREREELKILVGTNLVRLSQLESVTLEKYQKLVLPGILEQVVSCRDAIAQEYLMECIIQVFPDEFHIKTLNPFLKSCAELESGVNVKNIVISLMERLALFSQRSDALGNEGATILQQVQLFEVFSDQVASIIANRQYLPPEDMIALQVALVNLALKCYPDRIDYIDKVMLNSVEVFQRLGLEHLESNSLVAKELQKLLKIPLDNYNNLLTILKLKHYAGLMQHLDYAGRKSLSIYILNNALDNDTIVPTQEETEQALNLLSPLVNDKEEQPLGELDLEELAEEQCLLARFIHQLKSDVADDQYLILTAARKILGGGGPQRIKYTFPPILFQAYLLAYKYKEIKDEKWEKKCQKIFQFCHSAITTLVKAELAELPLRLFLQGALAIDQIGFENHETVAYEFMSQAFSLYEDEISDSKAQLAAITLIVGTLEQISCFSEENSDPLRTQCALAASKLLKKPDQCRGVATCSHLFWSGKSLASNREEAHDGKRVVECLKKGLRIAKQCMDVSVQVQLFVELLNHYIYFFEKGNDQVSVQVLNQVIGKIKEELPNLESSDETDQITKHFNNTLEHLRARLETPDADGVSYEGLEL; encoded by the exons ATGCGAGGCCGTGAGATCCTTTCAATTTGGCATTTCAatcatttgaaatatttttacgttTCAGCG CCAACCACTCCACCCCAAATATCTCCCGTGGAGGAACAGGAAAAGTACCTTCAGGATGCCTTGGGGGTGGTCAAAGCACAGGCTTTTCATATGAAAAGAGCTCTCGATAAAAACAAACTGATGGATGCATTGAAGAACGCTAGTGCGATGCTTGCCGAACTGCGGACGTCTTTATTATCACCCAAGAGTTATTATGAGCTTT ACATGGCCATCACAGACGAGTTGCGCCACTTGGAACTCTATCTTTTGGATGAGTTTCAAAAGGGGCGCAAAGTTACAGATTTGTATGAACTTGTACAATACGCCGGGAACATTGTCCCCCGACTCTATCTTTTAATCACAGTCGGTTTAGTttatattaaaacaaacagCGCGTTAAGACGCGACCTACTCAAGGATTTAGTAGAAATGTGTAGAG GAGTGCAACATCCATTACGCGGCCTTTTCTTGCGTAATTACCTGCTGCAGTGTACGAGGAACGTCCTGCCAGATAGCCCTGATTCTGACGCTGATAATCCTGAGGGAACTGTGAGGGATTCTATTGATTTTGTTTTGATGAATTTCGCCGAAATGAACAAATTGTGGGTCAGGATGCAGCATCAAGGCCATTCGAGAGAACGACAACATCGGGAAAGGGAAAGAGAAGAACTCAAAATTCTAGTGGGGACAAATCTGGTTAGGCTGAGCCAACTAGAGTCTGTTACATTGGAGAAGTACCAAAAACTCGTTTTGCCCGGGATTTTAGAACAG gTTGTGAGCTGTCGGGACGCCATCGCGCAGGAGTACTTGATGGAGTGCATAATCCAAGTGTTTCCTGACGAGTTTCACATCAAAACCCTCAATCCGTTCCTAAAATCATGCGCCGAGTTGGAATCTGGTGTCAATGTGAAAAACATTGTCATAAGTTTAATGGAACGTTTGGCTTTGTTCAGTCAAAGATCTGACGCTTTGGGCAACGAAGGAGCAACAATTCTGCAACAAGTCCAACTCTTTGAAGTTTTTTCGGATCAAGTAGCTTCGATCATAGCCAATCGGCAGTATTTACCACCGGAAGACATGATCGCACTGCAAGTAGCTTTGGTGAATTTGGCCTTGAAGTGTTACCCTGATCGTATTGATTATATCGATAAGGTGATGTTGAATAGTGTTGAAGTTTTCCAACGTTTGGGACTTGAACATCTTGAATCGAACTCGTTGGTGGCCAAAGagttgcaaaaattattaaaaataccattggataattataataatttattaaccattttaaaattgaagcaTTATGCCGGTTTGATGCAACATTTAGATTACGCGGGACGGAAATCTTTGAGTATTTATATCTTGAATAATGCTCTAGATAACGACACCATTGTACCGACGCAAGAAGAGACTGAAcaagctttaaatttgttgagTCCTTTAGTTAACGATAAGGAAGAACAACCACTTGGAGAGCTTGATTTGGAAGAATTGGCTGAGGAGCAGTGTTTATTGGCTAGATTTATCCACCAATTGAAATCTGACGTCGCTGACGACCAATACCTCATCCTCACGGCAGCTCGCAAG ATCTTGGGCGGCGGTGGTCCTCAACGTATCAAATACACGTTTCCCCCGATCCTCTTCCAGGCCTATCTCCTCGCCTACAAATACAAAGAAATCAAAGACGAGAAATGGGAAAAGAAGTGTCAGAAAATTTTCCAGTTTTGCCATTCCGCCATCACGACCTTAGTCAAGGCCGAGTTGGCAGAACTACCTTTGCGCTTATTCCTCCAGGGGGCGCTCGCGATCGACCAAATCGGGTTCGAAAACCACGAGACTGTGGCTTACGAATTCATGTCTCAAGCATTTTCACTTTATGAAGATGAAATTTCCGATTCGAAGGCTCAATTAGCTGCCATAACCCTAATCGTAGGGACTTTGGAACAAATCAGTTGTTTCTCGGAAGAGAATTCGGATCCGTTGCGAACGCAGTGTGCTTTGGCAGCGAGCAAGCTATTGAAGAAACCTGATCAGTGCCGAGGTGTCGCCACCTGTTCTCATTTGTTTTGGAGCGGGAAGAGTTTGGCGAGTAACAGGGAGGAGGCGCACGACGGAAAGAGAGTGGTGGAGTGTCTCAAAAAGGGGCTGCGGATAGCCAAGCAGTGCATGGATGTCAGCGTGCAAGTTCAGTTGTTTGTTGAGTTGTTGAATCATTATATCTATTTCTTTGAGAAAGGGAACGATCAAGTGAGTGTGCAGGTTCTGAACCAAGTTATTGGAAAGATTAAAGAGGAGTTGCCGAATTTAGAGAGTTCTGATGAGACAGATCAGATtactaaacattttaataacactttgGAACATCTGAGGGCAAGACTTGAGACGCCTGATGCAGATGGAGTTTCGTACGAGGGACTGGAACTTTGA
- the LOC100141681 gene encoding uncharacterized protein LOC100141681 — protein MTEETINNFKELEHLAAIEFIDYFSTNFDDKGITFHACCLEDAIREACFTSIEKRNVLLLYLHNKNDTFAKIFSENLVTPEVKDVISKRFFLLGWNLEEESYHEALIEALSNRSELSALVNFVKSKTCAALLIVPIKNSFTLFSCMKNKVSKKDFLETLKRAKEFLVTENDIEKDLEKIEDSVNDFGSVNYQQLMLDGLGDRDYDNYDHFEIHLLKQKIGYALFGPPVEENGYDKKQMKKINSLSEVIVNQNNRFAKWTDRVILSIIYNCTEPLPSVKQKRKKNTKYEDYNPNTDLTPVPIFILRKCKNSDNPCRVIIDDGGRVYRTWNSYLTENKLPECEMILPLNGRYQADERGRVILERHLSPVCGVGSKILQGTDIANTAAGIISGGIFIAAAIPAITVAPVALVAAGATGLGVGLYSLGRSAYTLYDRKAHKETISFANSEARGAYLNIVAGSLGFVGAGANIAISQLAAKGFNIGQGATVTVNMINVANIGASGISVANSGYDVFDQWWSENQTPSMLTIIQLSSSILFFGHAVYNFKSVGAMVEESQARTLKDYQDSLRSNRHRKTFNKMMKETIRQNNGNVQKGQAEVIKTVINIPNKDEVFATLTRLNKQMNKNNVKFSANNGDILLNGVSIDIAKFNTMDSNEVATFLTTLPATPEPSPDQIQAMSSKLQLSFRKVNKQEIAGLAIKILRMFSKTDENIKEKIINAVAAVISRLIKETPGCFAEFTRMFPGLDKYLRLVSMVNSHFQQLIDAMEEQYKKWLATKNPDIEEPIFVKLAFDYSRRVVQLFDFVTKAYFMGNNITEVGLRELIKYFYTWFAKQAIEYDEYMTRKQERRIHSGTPKVEMQCPDCGGVYYLMIIR, from the exons ATGACGgaagaaacaataaataatttcaaag AATTAGAGCATTTAGCTGCGATTGagtttattgattatttttcaacTAATTTTGACGATAAAGGAATAACGTTCCATGCGTGTTGTCTGGAAGATGCCATAAGAGAAGCTTGTTTCACGTCTATAGAAAAG CGAAATGTCTTACTACTTTACCTCCACAATAAAAATGAcacttttgcaaaaatattttctgaaaatttagtCACACCGGAGGTGAAGGATGTAATAAGTAAACGATTTTTCCTTCTTGGTTGGAATTTAGAAGAAGAAAGCTACCATGAAGCGTTAATTGAAGCTTTAAGTAATCGCAGTGAATTATCAGCTCTTGTGAATTTCGTAAAATCGAAGACTTGCGCGGCCTTACTAATAGTGCCTATCAAAAATTCTTTCACTTTATTTTCATGTATGAAAAATAAAGTGTCAAAGAAAGATTTTTTGGAAACTTTAAAACGAGCTAAAGAGTTCCTAGTCACAGAAAATGATATTGAGAAGGATCTTGAGAAAATCGAAGACTCTGTGAACGATTTTGG ttcaGTAAATTATCAACAACTCATGTTGGATGGCCTTGGAGACCGTGATTACGACAATTACGACCATTTCGAAATCCatttattaaaacagaaaattggTTATGCTTTATTTGGACCTCCTGTTGAAGAAAACGGTTATGACAagaaacaaatgaaaaaaattaattccttAAGCGAAGTTATTGTAAACCAAAACA ATCGTTTCGCAAAATGGACAGACAGAGTTATACTCTCCATAATTTACAACTGTACTGAACCCCTTCCAAGTGTTAAACAAAAACGTAAGAAAAATACGAAATACGAAGATTACAACCCCAACACCGACCTCACTCCCGTTCCAATTTTCATCCTacgaaaatgcaaaaacagcGACAATCCCTGTCGCGTTATAATCGACGACGGTGGTCGGGTCTACAGAACCTGGAACTCCTACTTGACGGAAAACAAATTGCCTGAATGTGAAATGATTCTTCCACTCAATGGCCGTTATCAAGCCGACGAACGTGGCAGAGTTATTCTCGAGCGTCACCTATCACCTGTCTGCGGCGTAGGCTCGAAGATTCTTCAAGGTACTGACATAGCAAACACGGCCGCAGGAATTATTTCAGGAGGGATTTTTATCGCTGCTGCTATTCCGGCCATCACTGTAGCCCCTGTAGCTTTGGTGGCGGCAGGAGCCACGGGACTAGGCGTGGGGCTGTATTCCTTGGGTCGCAGCGCCTACACACTTTACGACAGAAAGGCACATAAGGAG ACTATAAGTTTTGCTAATTCAGAAGCCAGAGGAGCGTACTTAAACATCGTGGCAGGTTCTTTGGGATTTGTGGGGGCAGGAGCCAACATCGCAATCAGTCAACTTGCCGCCAAGGGTTTCAACATTGGCCAG gGGGCCACAGTGACCGTCAACATGATAAACGTGGCAAATATTGGTGCTAGTGGCATCAGCGTTGCCAATTCAGGTTATGATGTCTTCGACCAGTGGTGGAGCGAGAACCAGACGCCATCTATGTTGACGATAATTCAACTCAGTTCGTCGATTCTGTTCTTCGGCCACGCTGTGTATAATTTCAAATCGGTGGGGGCCATGGTTGAAGAGTCTCAAGCGCGCACTTTGAAAGACTATCAAGACTCTTTGCGCAGCAATCGGCATAGAAAGACTTTCAATAAAATGATGAAAGAAACTATAAGACAGAACAATGGTAATGTCCAAAAAGGTCAAGCCGAAGTGATTAAAACCGTTATCAATATCCCGAACAAGGATGAAGTTTTTGCTACTTTGACCAGACTTAATAAacaaatgaataaaaacaaCGTCAAATTTTCGGCCAACAATGGCGACATTTTGTTAAATGGCGTCAGTATAGATATAGCGAAATTCAATACTATGGATTCGAATGAAGTGGCGacatttttaacaactctTCCTGCCACACCAGAGCCATCTCCAGACCAAATCCAAGCGATGAGCTCTAAACTACAACTCTCTTTCCGTAAAGTGAACAAGCAAGAAATCGCCGGTTTGGCCATTAAAATTTTGCGGATGTTTAGTAAAACCGACGAAAATATCAAAGAGAAAATAATCAACGCTGTTGCGGCCGTTATTTCGAGGTTGATAAAGGAAACGCCAGGTTGCTTTGCCGAATTCACTCGCATGTTTCCCGGCCTGGACAAATACCTAAGACTGGTGTCGATGGTCAATAGTCATTTCCAACAACTGATCGATGCGATGGAAGAACAGTACAAGAAGTGGTTGGCTACCAAAAATCCAGATATTGAAGAAccgatttttgtcaaattggCGTTCGATTATTCGAGACGGGTTGTtcaattatttgattttgttacCAAAGCTTACTTTATGGGAAACAATATTACCGAAGTCGGATTAAGAGaattaattaagtatttttatACCTGGTTTGCGAAACAAGCAATCGAGTATGATGAATATATGACGAGGAAACAGGAAAGAAGGATTCACAGTGGAACGCCTAAAGTAGAAATGCAGTGTCCTGATTGTGGCGGAGTTTATTATCTAATGATAAttagataa
- the LOC135265764 gene encoding uncharacterized protein LOC135265764 has protein sequence MPDNPPDFNAAVQVEIERVTVKPPPFWKGDPKLWFIQLEAQFNLGKITSDTTKYHYVVSAIDTSVLQQIAAFVTNPPAVNQYEGIKQRLISTFSDSQERQLRKLLSEIDLGDKKPSQLLNEMKRLGDSAVSDELLKTLWLQRLPTHVQSVLATSSDPIQNLAQMADKIVEIQHMSSVSATITITTTDARPFKQGLLLVPPNIWQ, from the exons ATGCCCGATAACCCACCAGATTTCAACGCCGCTGTCCAGGTCGAGATCGAGAGGGTTACTGTTAAACCGCCACCCTTTTGGAAAGGTGATCCCAAGCTGTGGTTTATCCAACTTGAAGCCCAATTCAACCTCGGCAAGATAACAAGCGATACAACTAAGTATCACTACGTGGTCAGTGCTATCGACACATCAGTTCTTCAGCAAATTGCCGCTTTCGTGACCAATCCTCCCGCTGTCAACCAATATGAAGGTATCAAACAACGGCTTATTTCTACATTTTCGGATTCTCAGGAACGCCAATTGCGTAAACTACTGTCGGAAATAGACTTAGGCGACAAGAAACCTTCGCAATTGCTTAACGAAATGAAGCGTCTGGGTGATTCGGCTGTATCCGACGAATTACTGAAAACTTTGTGGTTACAAAGATTGCCGACCCACGTCCAATCCGTGCTCGCAACCAGCTCCGACCCGATTCAGAACCTTGCGCAAATGGCAGACAAAATCGTGGAGATACAACACATGTCCTCAGTTT CCGCGACGATCACGATCACGACCACAGACGCCAGACCGTTCAAGCAGGGACTCTTGTTGGTACCACCGAACATTTGGCAATAA